Part of the Amphiura filiformis chromosome 9, Afil_fr2py, whole genome shotgun sequence genome is shown below.
TAAAGAAATCATCAGATATCGATACtgttattgcgaatttcaaaaaatcgtgCAAAGAAGACCAACAACTAATATACATATGCCAAATATGCCAGCGAATCCTTTTCAAACAACAGGTTAGAGCATTATATCGAGACAAATATAATGAGCGCATCCTACTCAAGAGTATACCAGCAAATATTGGAATTGCAGAATTTGCTCTTACTTCAGATAATGATAACCAAAATAAATGGATCTGTGAAGCATGTCATAGAAATATGTTATCAAATTCTGTTCCTAGATTAGCAACAGTAAATACGCTTAGCTTACATGAGCAGCCACCTGAACTATCTCAGTTAAATATGCTGGAAAGACATCTCATTTCGCCTGCCATACTATTCATGAAGATGATTTCACTTATAAAGGGTGCTCAAAAAGGAATCAATGGACAGGTTGTATGCGTCAAAGCTAATGTCGATAATACTGCTCGATGTTTACCAAGACTGCCAACAGAACAAAGTCTAATCAGAGTGAAACTAAAAAGAAATTAGAGTACAAAGGACATCACATGTGTCAGGACATAAATCCAACAAAAGTAAGGCAAGCGCTTGTCtggttaaaacaaaacaatccagAGTATGAAAGTATTAATATAAATTTCGACGAGTTTGACACTATGTTAGACGATCAGTTACTTCGCAAAGAAGAACATCAGCCACAAAACGATGCGTTGGAAGAAACAATGTCGGAATCAAGTCAACACACTAATGCTTCAGATGAACTTTTCCATGATACCTCGAAGAACGATGATAAGTCATTCATACAAAGTACCGACTATGACGGAAGTTCTAGTCAATGTTACGATGACCACGTTAATGAGAACAGAGATCATGACTTCCATGATGATGATCTGGCCATTAGATTAACCTATGCAAACAGAATTTTCGCAAATTTTCATCAAGGAGATGTCCAATTCAGCGAAGAATCAAGAGCTGTACAATGTTCGTGTAATGCATTAGTAATGTTATGCTATATACCGAGTATTTCCCACAAATTGACATCCGATGATTTAGACCAAATTCTGAtatatggtgatgaattgtacaAGACAACATCTCAGGAACTAAATGCAAATGGCCAACTCGATCGTAGCAAGTATCTAGATAGTGAACAATTGCCGACGACTTGTACCTTTGGCAATTCATCTTTCCCGATTCGATATCTGATTCAAAGATGTGGAAGATTAGACGCTACTCCAGACAGTGCGTTAAGACCACTTAATGTTGAATTACAGGACGCATTCcatgtatcaaattttaacattttgatatttgaacctTACATGATGGCGATTTATAAGGACATTACATCAGGACAATATGTATTTTTGAGTCTCATTCTCGAGATGAATTCGGTTTTCCAACATCAGAAGGAACTGCagttgcattgtattttgaaaactttgaaaacctTCACGACTATCTGCTTCTCTTGTCTGAGGAACTGCATCTAAGATACAAAACGTTTGTCATTCAACCACTAGCCATAGAAGTCGATACAAATATATCTGTGAATGAAACAACAAACATTAAGTCTACCGATGTCAACCAAAATGAATCAGAATGTTCCAGTCATCTGGCCAGTGACAATATGAGTAATGTTCAAGATCAACACAAAGATGATATTGCTGATGATGCAAATAAAGATAGCCAAGCTACTAAAGACAATTCTGATATAGATCCTATGATGATAGATGAGCCTTCCGAATATAACCCTCCAGATGCATCAGAAAATAATGTACAAGCGGAAACTGACTATGTTACAAATACCTCAGCAccacttttttcgtttctacatccaGTAGATTTTGCTCAATATGTTGCAGACAAACATGATGAATCAATAATGTGTCTTGCTCCAGGCGAAGGAAATATACCTGAAAAGGTTTTGGAAATGGAATCAAAGAGTTTTCCAACTGAATTTCCTGATGGCAAAAACACCTACatggaaaagagagaaaaagataTCACCTTCACGATACTTTAATGCTCGCTTATTTTCAATGGACAACAGATTTGTCAGGAATCCGGAATACATATTTTTTGCTTTGTATGCAACAGAGGTTCACCAAATTCACTCCGGTATTTCTATCGCAATTAGAGTAGGTAACACTAAGACAGCAGGAGGTAGAAAGATAACTGCATCTATGTTGCGAGACAAGGAACAAGTAAAAAACCTAATCAAAAGGGACGAAGGATATAGATTCCTGACACAAATAAGAGGAACACCTGCTTATTGGGAAAGATCAAAGCGAGATCTGTTTGCAATGATACGTCAATTAGGAATCCCAACATTTTTCATGTCATTTAGTGCTGCAGACAGACGCTGGATCGAAATAACCAATGGTATCCTAATATCACAAGGCAAACCACCAATGACTGAAGAGCAACATAAGAACATGACATGGGAAGATCACTGTACTATCATCATGTCTAATCCTGCAGCAGCAGCCAGAATGTTTGAACGAAGAGTGCACACTTTAATTAAAGATGTAATGTGCTCATCAGCTAACCCAATTGGAAAAGTTGAGGACTATTACTACAGGACAGAGTTCCAACAAAGAGGTTGGCCACACATTCACATGATGGTATGGATTAAAGATGCACCGAAGTTTGATGAAGATTCTGATGAAGATATTACAGAGTTTGTTGACAAGTATATATCTTGTGAATTCTGATGAAGAATTACACGAACTAGTGACCAATGTGCAACTACACAGTAAAAGTCATTCGAAATCATGTCGGAAAACTGGAAAAGTATGTCGGTTTAATTTTCCAAAACCACCATCCAACAGAACATTTATCTCCAGACCAGTTGAAGGGATAGAAGGAAATGAAGAAGATGTCGAATATCAAGAAGATCTTGAACATAGAAAAGAAGATGAGACAAAGGCAAAGGAAACTTTAAAGAAGATTTGGGAACTTGTCGAAGGTAACACTGacgcagattttgaacaaatactCCGTACCGCACAAGTTACACAATCTGAATTTGAAGAGTACTTAGCATTGGTTACAAGaaaaaacacaataaacctgaaaCGACGTATCCAAGATCAATGGATCAACAATTACAACCCACACTTGATTCGATGCTGGAATGGAAATATGGACATACAATTCGTGTTAGATCCATTTGGTGCCGCCATGTACATGCTTTCCTACATTACCAAATCTGAAAGAGAAATGGGTGATTTGTTAAGAAATGCACAGAGAGAAGCAAGGAATTAGGAAATGATGATGCTGTTTCGCAATTGAGAAAACTTGGAAGTGTTTATTTGCAACATAGAGAAATCAGTGTCATGGGCGCCATTTACCTAATCTGTAGCATGCCTCTACGAAATAGTACCAGAAAGGTCATCTTTGTTCAAACTGATTTGGACGGACACAAAATATCATTGCCATTGAAAGAGGTACAAGCAAACGCAGGGAAATCTGAACAAGTTTGGAAAACATCCCAAATTGAAAAGTATATAGGTAGACCAAGAACCTCAAAGTATAATAACATGTGCATGGCTAAATTTTTCTCCAGTCATTATCAAGTATCAGGCAAATCAGATAATATCAATGCGAATCCAGATGAATTAATTGATGACGAAACAGACAATGAAGAAGATAACGAAACAGATGCTGGAGATATTGAGCAAACTGAACCCGAGAATGAACAAGATGTACGTAATGACGAAACAAACAATGAAGCAGATAACGAAACAGATGTTGAGCAAACTGAATCAGAGAAAGAACAAGATGTAAGTAATGAAGCAAGTAATGAGAAACAAGCAAAATCTTGCCAACGAAATAAACCAATCGAACTGCAAAATTGCTCCATCAAGATGAAAGAACGTACAAGAGGAAAGCCAGCTGTTATTCGTTACCCAAGAGTATCAGTTAAGAAAGATAGTGAGCGTTATCATATGAACATGCTACGCTTATATTTGCCACACAGAAATGAACAAATCAAGCCAAATGCCTTTACCAAATATGAAGATTATCATATGAAGGGTAATGTGAATATCAATGGCAAAAGAGCACGAGTCAAAGATATAGTTAAAGAAAATATGCAAGAGTTTGAACCAGCAACTGATCAACTAGATGAAGCATGGGATGCGATTCAACATGTTGCAGACCTTCAAGATGCATGGGCAGCAATCAATCCACAAGGTGAACAACAACGTCTGGATGACCAATTAGACCGCAATTTAGTTCAAGATTCAGATGATGAATTTGCCGAAATGGAAGTTCCTGAACTGCAGTCACGACAAAATATACATCAGGGAGATCAACCTAGATGTGCGATTGAAACATGCGATCCTGAAATAACCGAAGAACAAGCACAACACATGATGCGCCAACTGAACGAAAAGCAACGTCAGGTATTTAATCATGTTTCAAAATGGTGTGACGATAAAGCAAGAGAGCAGAGTGTCGACCCATTTCAAATGTTTGTTACTGGAGGTGCAGGAACCGGAAAGTCGCATGTTATCAAATGCATTCAGTACTATGCAAAAAAAGTATTTGCACGCATGACATAATCCGCCGAAGATATGATAGTCTTGTCACTTGCTCACCTTGGAACAGCTGCATTCAATATTTGTGGTCAAACAATCTGCTCCGGATTAAAAATTAATCCTAAATCTCAAAAAGAATACAAGCCACTTGGTGAAGAATCACTAAACACTTTACGAGTCAAATATCGGCATTTGCAATTAGTAATTATAGACGAAATTTCAATGGTTAGTACAACTCAGCTGACATATATATTCGGACGGTTGCAGCAGATTAAAGGAACATATACTGACTTTGGCAATGTGTCAATCCTAGCAGTGGGAGATTTCTATCAATTGCCACCAATTAGCCCACCTACACCATTATGCTTTCCACACGACGAAATTTTGAAAGATATATGGAACCCACTCTTTCAAATAGTTGAGCTCAAAGAAATCATGCGCCAAAAAGATGATGCTATCTTTGCTCAAATGCTTAATCGGCTACGTGAACGGAAAAAGAAGCAACCACTGCAAAAGACAGACAAAGAATTGCTCGAATCACGAAGAGTTGAGGAAAATAATCTAACAGCGCCTTCTGATGCATTGCATTTGTTTTACCTTAACAAAGATGTTGATAGCCACAATGAAAGAAAACTTGCGTCACTGAACACTGAAATGTTCACCATTAAAGCTAATGACGTTGACCAAAGAGGTGGACGAATTATCCAAGTGCATGAAACGCCACATAGAACAACACGTGCAGATGATACTTCTTTAGCATCTTACCTGAAATTAGCAGTAGATGCTCGAGTTATGCTCATAGCAAATGTAGATGTTTCAGATGGACTATGTAACGGAGTTCCTGGCATAGTGAAAGGAATCGAGTTCTGCAATTCTCAAAATATGCCAATTGTTgtatatgtcaaatttgacagtgatcgagttGGAGCAAAAACACGAACTACCCAGTTTATTCCACCACACTATGCAGGATGTGTACCAATAAAACCACGTAAAGAATCGTTCCAGGTTCGAGGTAGAACATTCACTACGACAAGAGAACAGATGCCATTGAAACTTGCATGGGCTGTTACTGTTCATAAAGTGCAGGGCCAAACGACAGATCAGGCAGTGATTTCTATGAAAGGTCTAAGAAAATCGATGGCTTACGTGGCACTCAGTCGAGTCACTCATCTTGAAGGAATGTATTTGATGGATTATGATGAATCCCGCATCTTTTGTAATGAAGATATCGAAGCAAACGTCGCCAAAATGCCTACATGTGATCTTTCCAAAGCAAACCCTTTGACAGAAATCGACCACAACACAAATTTTGTAATCGCTCATCACAACATACAGAGTTTACATCGACACATAGATGATCTCAAAAGAACCCAGAAATAAGAAAGGCCCATGTGATCTGTTTGTCTGAAACATGGCTTACCGACGACAGTAACCTCGACTCTGTTTCAATTGAAGGATACACATTGGAAGTAGTTAACTCTGGAAATGGTAGAGGTGTCGCTATGTATATTCAGAACGGCATCCGTTATACAGTAGTACCACTTTTCAGTAATGAATGTGATATACTTGCCATACGAACAAGTGGAAAAACAAACTTGCTGGTTGCGACAATATACAAGCCTATTGCAACAAGTACAAGCACGTTTAGCACAGAAATGAACAATATCACAGCCCAAATGGAAGTACTAGATACAGATTACAAAGTACTCGTCGGAGATTTCAATcgcaacttgttcaaagaaaccaTTTTACTCGCTTTCAGACAATACCATCAGGTCATCTCCAATTCTACCACCGCTAAAGGAACTCTGCTAGATCACATTTATGTCAAGCCCAAGCCCAAGCAATACCAAGCATCTGTAATGACAACATATTACAGCTACCATCAGCCAACATTTATTGCCATAACGTATTAGCAATTCTTTTCAGTTAAaccatttagatttacaaacaAAGACGATTCCCTTGTACTGAAACATTATATGCAAAAGCAAGTTTAAGAGCAGGATAACTGTTAACTTatgtcaaaattaatataaaccaTGCACTTAGTAATGTCTTGCATGAGAATCTAAATTTTATATATCTTTTAAAAAGAATTGAGCTCAGTGAAACATCTTTATGTTAATCCAATTTTGTTATACGCAATAATTGTGACATAGCAGATGTTAATTAATATCTATATAACATTGTTTAATTTTACAATGATCTACGAATGTTTCATGAATCGTATTATTTAAATATTGTCTTTAATACTCGTCTTTAACAGTTTCAATACCTCATTTATCAAAATAACATACATGAATCATGTCAATCAATTACCGAATTTCATCATACTATAACTTATATAATATAACGAACATCGTCATTCCATTGAActacttttcaacatgttcatattCAAAGTGTAAACAAATGCATTTTCATAATTTGTTAATGGTTCAGAGAATTGGTACACATATATGCCTCTATCTTAGTATAACTTTTAGAAAATGCAACGGGGCCTACAATAAAAATTATAAGCCTGCGTATTTCTGTGACATAACCTCGATAATTATGTTGTAATTCTATTTATGCTTTCACATTGTCCGGCCTATTATACATGACATCATTATATCAGATAATATTGTAGTCgctttttattcacttttttgtaaattatatatatcactttgtgcaatatcaataaaatattctgtttatattttaataatgtattAATGTCACTCTGTATATAGCCTACttaaaataatttgtcatgaatcataataaattatttgcAATTATTGTATATACTATATGCTACATGCTAATCAATAATTATAATTGAGTCTTAGTTAAGACTCGTATGCCCAGGTAGGGCAATTTGTGCGTAAGTTAGAAATGGGACAACTTTGTCTTCTCTGCAGACAAAGTACACTGTTCTGGACCCCTTTCTATCTACAACAAAAATTGCACTAGTCAGAAACGAGTCTTAGTCTCCTACTTTGTCTTCTCTTGATTTGACAAAGTACAGTCTTGCGGGTCCTGGGCACTGAGGACGAATCCGCAAATCTCTTGCTGCTTCAAATTGTTTAGGAATATCACCATTTGCATAGCTGAACCACGTGGCTTCAGCAGAGTTGTGTTCGGCAAAACACGaacatctatgcccgtgaccctaCTTATCTCCTTTCCCTGCCCACAAACACAAATTTGGTAACCAACATTGCaacatgccccttctgccacaaataacatggcaaagtgatgccacgtgcacacatacattgacattagccaatgtattatggggttttcatatattttggggtcaaaggtcattaaaagctattaaaggttcacaacacggctgtgttcgtgggttagaccacagctaagtctagttacacagccgtgtcttttttcttacaggttctttcttcttacaagccgacgacggatgtcggcttgttctgtctcttctcaattcttcttcttacctagccgggacaccggctaggtcttgtgatgctatcggatctttcttggtcttctttcttctggcaacaaatttcaaaatgcttcttctcctacatgttacatcctacaatgacgtcacttgcacatatgcatcggctatatccagtgtctataagatgttcacaaatttggggtcaaaggtcattaaggggtcatttccggtattaaaccaaatatcttcaaaatgcttcttctgccacaaattacatagtacgatgatgtcacttacacatatgcatcggctatatccagtgcctataaattattcacagaatttgggtcaaaggtcattaaggggtcatttccggtctgaaagctaaaaatatttaaaaatcactgtttttacaaattacatagcaaagtgttgtcattagcacacatgcattgctaccaaccagggtcttttggGGTGTCtatagttttggggtcaaaggtcattaaggggtcgcttccggtcaaaaaccaaaaatcatcaaatatgttcatttttttaaatctcaaaacgtaaccagaccagagtgacataaacttcatatatgcattagtgttaccgaTGTATGcaccgtatttttattttttggtcaaaggtcatttaaacgtcatttccggttttaagctaaataacttcaagaatttttatctccataactaagcatagtagattttttaatttaaactgtaacaatgcattttcgcggtgtatatgagggtttttttatattggggtcaaaggtcattaaggaggtcaaaacgtcaaatttgcaaaaaaatgtttaaaattacggaaaagtagctgtatctcagcatatgaaagacggataaagcccctacatgctacagtgatgcaccactaatggtgtgagatgtccataaactttaagactggcatttccggccccggctaggtccagatctgtaaccagatctagttcttctttctttcttctggcaactcgtgacattttgcatgacttgccacgtttcgccctagctctcttatgcttcgacagatttcaaccatacttgagccaaatgaccactggactaggccaaaccttacatttgactttgacctgactgtgacctttgaccttgaccttatggtcaaaaatgttgatttcacaaaaaatgctactccttccacaaattacatgcaatgatcatgtgactcatgcatatgaatcaacatgtggcagtgcttaaaacttcctaaaaagaattgaggtcaaaggtcattaaggggtcatttccggtcaaaatctgaaaaatttgtaaagaatattcaaaaaatcactgtctgtacaaattacatagcagagagtcgacattaacacacatgcattgctattagccagggtctttaggatgcctacagtttcggggtcaaaggtcattaaggggttacttccggtcaaaaaccaaaattatcaaaaatgttcaaaacatttttatttcaaaatgtaaacagaccagaataatataaccaacatacatgaataagtgttccctgatgtatgcatggtatttttattttggggtcaaaggtcattaagggtcacttcctgttttagctgaataacttcaagaatttttatctcaagaactgaacatgttagaatttttaattaaaattggaacaatgcattttgtcggtgtatatgaggttttttttcattgaggtcaaaggtcattaaggggtcaaaaggtcaatcaaaatttaaaaaatcaaaatccatgtataagttccgattaagctgaaactagacttagctgtggtctaagaccacgaacacagccgtgttttgacccctaatgacctttaaccccaaaatatatgacaacgcccatagacattggctaatgtcaatgcataggtgcacgtggcacaactttgctatgttatttgtggcagaagggcattttgaaggttttcgtctcagaccggaagtgaccccttaatgacctttgacccaaaataaaaaaataccacgtatgaattgggtaaccacaattcatgtgtgaacatactattactgtcctatgtttttcttagcaaataaaaatttttgaaggtttttcgttttataccggaagtgaccccttaatgacctttgaccccaaatctgtgaggaccccatagacactgggtaataacaattcatgtgtgcaagtggtgtcactgtcctacgtaatctgtgggagaagaagcattttgagttgaaatcacgttttgacccctatgacccctgcgtgacctttgaccccacgagtttcatatgacatgtaggggcatggtcaatgatggttgtgaccaagttaggtcaaaatcggtgtaagcatgtaagtgctagagcaaatgtagtggtcggcagaaagaagaagaagaagaagaagaagaaagaaagaacctgtaagaaaaaagacacagccgtgactaacttggtcacaaccatcattgaccatgcccctacatgtcatatgaaactcgtggggtcaaaggtcaagcaggggtcataggggtcaaaaacgtgatttcaactcaaaatgcttcttctctcacagattacgtaggagagtgacaccacttgcacacatgcattgttattatccagtgtctatggggtcctcacagatttggggtcaaaggtcattaagggtcacttccggtataaaacgaaaaccttcaaaaaattgtatttgctaagaaaaacataggacagtaacggtatgttcacaaataaattgtagttactctgtgcatatgtggtattttttaatttagggtcaaaggtcattaaggggctacttccggtataaaacgaaattcctttaaaatgcttcttctcccacaaataacgtatgacagtgacgccacttgcacacatgcattgttattacccagtgtctatggggtcctcacaaatttggaatcaaaggtcattaaggggtcacttccggtataaaacgaaaaaccttcaaatttttttatttgctaaaaaaacattggagggtgatggtatattcacacgtgaattgtgtttacctattgtacatgtggtattttttcatttggggtcaaaggtcattaaggggtaacttccggtctgagacgaaaaaccttcaaaatgccactttctgccacaaataacatagcaaagtggtgccacttggacccatacattgacattagccaatgtctatgggcgttttatgtattttgaggtcaaaggtcattaaggcgtcaaaacacggctgtgttcgtggtcttagaccacagctaagtctagttacacagccgtgacgttagtcacggctgtgtcttttttttcttacaggttctttcttcttctttcttcttcttcttcttcttctgccgaccattacatttgctctagcactcacatgcgtacaccgattttgacctaacttggtcacaaccatcattgcacaagcccctacatgtcacatgaaactcgtggggtcaaaggtcacgcaggggtcataggggtcaaaaacgtgatttcaactcaaaatgcttcttctctcacagattacgtaggacagtgacaccacttgcacacatgcattgttattatcttgtgtctatggggtcctcacagatttggggtcaaaggtcattaaggggtcacttccggtataaaacgaaaaaacttcaatttttttatttgctaagaaaaacatagcacagtaacggtatgttcacacataaattgtagttactctgtgtatatgtggaattttttatttagggtcaaaggtcattaagggccacttccggtataaaacgaaatacctttaaaatgcttctt
Proteins encoded:
- the LOC140160142 gene encoding ATP-dependent DNA helicase PIF1-like codes for the protein MIVLSLAHLGTAAFNICGQTICSGLKINPKSQKEYKPLGEESLNTLRVKYRHLQLVIIDEISMVSTTQLTYIFGRLQQIKGTYTDFGNVSILAVGDFYQLPPISPPTPLCFPHDEILKDIWNPLFQIVELKEIMRQKDDAIFAQMLNRLRERKKKQPLQKTDKELLESRRVEENNLTAPSDALHLFYLNKDVDSHNERKLASLNTEMFTIKANDVDQRGGRIIQVHETPHRTTRADDTSLASYLKLAVDARVMLIANVDVSDGLCNGVPGIVKGIEFCNSQNMPIVVYVKFDSDRVGAKTRTTQFIPPHYAGCVPIKPRKESFQVRGRTFTTTREQMPLKLAWAVTVHKVQGQTTDQAVISMKGLRKSMAYVALSRVTHLEGMYLMDYDESRIFCNEDIEANVAKMPTCDLSKANPLTEIDHNTNFVIAHHNIQSLHRHIDDLKRTQK